In Nostoc sp. CENA543, a single genomic region encodes these proteins:
- a CDS encoding tail fiber protein — MSRRIFQNGDILTAQDVNQIAYPNLSGLDAIGSGDNLPDEDLSDAPDQIKNRFYNFYDRLKVSHNTGLTFGYLGGSVLLSSGVVVTLSSGTINIPDNSNRFIYVNSSGAVEQGTLLPNECFPMARVATAGGTVSGSITDLRDKLVDRVQPASIPVTATFQSGMGMEYWGSTLPVGWLWQDGSTYPIATYPALAAALGPAFDAGGGNFRVPDRRGRVGVGAGAGAGLTTRTVGETFGAENHTLTVTETPSHVHGITETPHTHPIVDNGHNHGVNDLGHKHPIYANTTDGGSNQREQTDGFLSKNGVAITGEDTGGKGYINQNLSGADLVASSGTGISIQTNKANLAITAVSTGITTNPQGGGAAHNNCQPSISCNFIIKT; from the coding sequence ATGTCACGTCGAATTTTCCAAAATGGGGACATCCTCACGGCGCAGGATGTTAACCAGATAGCTTATCCAAATCTCTCTGGTCTAGACGCTATAGGTTCAGGTGATAACCTACCAGACGAGGATTTATCAGACGCTCCAGACCAGATAAAGAATAGATTTTACAACTTCTACGACCGCCTAAAGGTTAGTCACAACACTGGACTAACCTTTGGTTATTTAGGTGGGTCTGTACTATTGTCCAGTGGTGTTGTAGTTACCTTATCGTCGGGAACTATAAACATTCCAGACAACAGCAACCGCTTTATTTATGTCAACTCTAGTGGGGCTGTTGAGCAGGGCACTTTACTCCCTAACGAGTGCTTTCCTATGGCTCGCGTGGCTACTGCAGGCGGCACTGTTTCTGGGTCTATTACAGACCTAAGAGACAAGCTTGTAGACCGTGTACAGCCCGCTAGTATCCCAGTTACAGCTACATTTCAGTCTGGTATGGGTATGGAGTATTGGGGCTCTACTTTACCTGTAGGCTGGTTGTGGCAAGATGGCTCGACATACCCCATTGCAACTTACCCTGCATTGGCGGCTGCACTTGGCCCAGCTTTTGACGCTGGCGGTGGTAACTTTAGAGTTCCTGATAGACGAGGCAGGGTTGGTGTGGGTGCTGGTGCTGGTGCGGGGTTAACTACAAGAACAGTTGGTGAAACTTTCGGGGCAGAGAATCATACCTTAACTGTTACTGAGACCCCATCTCACGTCCACGGGATAACAGAAACCCCTCATACCCACCCTATTGTTGACAACGGGCATAACCACGGCGTGAATGATTTAGGACATAAACATCCTATATATGCAAATACCACAGATGGCGGCTCCAACCAACGTGAACAGACAGACGGGTTCTTATCCAAGAATGGTGTAGCTATTACTGGTGAAGATACAGGTGGAAAGGGGTATATCAACCAGAACCTATCAGGAGCTGACTTAGTAGCCTCGTCAGGTACAGGCATTTCCATCCAGACAAATAAAGCTAATCTCGCAATTACTGCTGTTAGCACAGGGATTACTACTAACCCCCAAGGCGGTGGGGCAGCCCACAACAACTGCCAGCCAAGTATCTCCTGCAATTTTATAATCAAGACTTAA